One Senegalimassilia faecalis genomic window, GTAAACAGTCGCTTGGGCCGTTTCGCTGCGGCCGCCCAGGGCTCGGGGAGCGTGTCCCTCCACCCCGGGCGGCGCTCCTTCTCCCGAAGTTACGGAGCGGTTATGCCGAGTTCCTTGACCATGGTTCCCCCGATCGCCTCGGTATGCTCTACCCGCCCACCTGTGTCGGTTTTGGTACGGGCGCCTCTGTCCCTGCCTAGGGGTTTTTCCAGGGAGCGTGGGCTCCGCAGCTTCGCCATGCGGCTTCGTCTCGCGTCTCGGCCTTTCCTGCAGGGCGGGTTTGCCTGCCCTGCGGCCTACGCGCTTTCACGGGGGCGTCCAGAACCCCGCCTGCGTACCCTTCTCCGTCGCCCCGTCGGTCTGAATAGCGGTCCAGAGGCGGTACAGGAATGTCCGCCTGTTGCGCATCGGCTACGCCTTCCGGCCTCGCCTTAGCTCCCGACTGACCCTGGGAGGATTAGCCTTCCCCAGGAAACCTTGGGCTTACGGCGGCGGCGTTTCCCGCGCCGCTCTCGTTACTCATGCCAGCATCCTCACTCCCCTGCGCTCCACCGTCGGTCGCCCTCCGGCTTCTCCGCCCAGGGGAAGCTCCCCTACCAATGTGTCTACATTCCGCCGCTTCGGCGCGTCGCTTAGCCCCGTGAATTGTCGGCGCGCCCCCACTCGACCAGTGAGCTGTTACGCACTCTTTGAATGCATGGCTGCTTCTAAGCCAACATCCTGGTTGTCTGGGCAGGGGCACATCCTTTGCCACTCAGCGACGACTTGGGGGCCTTAGCGGGCGGTCTGGGCTGTTTCCCTCTCGAGCACACAGCTTAGCCCACATGCTCTGACTCCCGGCCTTTCCGTCCCGTCGGCATTCGGAGTTTGGTCGGCATCGGTAGGCGGTGAGGCCCCCTCCTCCGTCCAGTGCTCTACCGCCGCGGGAAAACGGCCGGGGCTAGCCCTAAAGCTATTTCGGGGAGAACGAGATATCTCCGGGTTTGATTGGCCTTTCACCCCTACCCACGGGTCATCCCCTCCGTTTTCAACCGAAGTGGGTTCGGCCCTCCACGGGGTCTTACCCCCGCTTCAGCCTGCCCATGGGTAGCTCACCCGGCTTCGCGTCCACCGCGCGCGACTACGTCGCCCGCTTAAAGACTCGCTTTCGCTGCGGCTCGCTTCTATAGCTTAACCTCGCCGCGCGCGGTGACTCGCTGGCTCATTCTACAAAAGGCACGCCGTCACAGCGCGATGGCTGCTCCGGCTGCTCGTGGGCGCGAGGTTTCAGGCGCTGTTTCACTCCCCTCTCGGGGTGCTTTTCACCTTTCCCTCGCGGTACTGGTTCGCTATCGGTCGCGGGAGAGTGTTCAGCCTTGGAGGGTGGTCCCCCCTGCTTCGCGCGGGGTTTCACGTGCCCCGCGCTACTCTGGGAATCGGGAACCCGCTGCCTGCGCCTCTTCGGGTACGGGGCTCTCACCCTGTTCCGCCGGCCTTCCCAGGCCGTTCCCCTGAGGGGCAGGTTTATGACAGCGGGAGGGGGGTGCGGCCCCCTCGCGTCCCGCCCAGCAACCCCGGCGCGGAAGCGCCCGCACGCTGTGACACGCGCGCCGGTTTGGGCTGGCCCGGTTTCGCTCGCCGCTACTCCCGGGATCTCGGTTGATTTCTCTTCCTCGGGGTACTTAGATGTTTCAGTTCCCCCGGTTGCCTCCTGGCGCCCTATTTGATTCAGGCGCCGGTAGCGGGGCATTGCCCCCGCTGGGTTCCCCCATTCGGGAATCCCGGGATCGAAGGCCGTTTGCGCCTCCCCCGGGCTTATCGCAGCTTGCCGCGCCCTTCGTCGACTTCCCGCGCCAAGGCATCCGCCTCGCGCCCTTAACATCTTCCATCCAAGGGATCCTGACTGAATTAGTACAGGTCGTTCAAATCGATAGAGAATACCAGATGAATGATCGTTGCGATCGTGAAGAATCCGAATCGTCTTAATTGGATCGATTCTAAATAATTCGTTCTCGGGGGCCGGGGGGATTGCCCCGGCCCCGCGTCGTTGTGCTTTCGCTTCGCTTCGCTGTTCGGCTGTCAAGGTGCCTCGGGGCGGGAGCCCCGGGAGCCGGATGCTGGATGGAAGAGACTTCCAGTGAGGCAGCGATTCTTTTGATTTTGATTGAATCTCCCTAGAAAGGAGGTGATCCAGCCGCACCTTCCGGTACGGCTACCTTGTTACGACTTCACCCCCCTCACCCTCCACACCTTCGACGCCTCCGCCCCCCGGAGGGGTTCGGCCGGCGGCTTCGGGTGCAGACGACTCGGGTGGTGTGACGGGCGGTGTGTACAAGGCCCGGGAACGTATTCACCGCGGCGTGCTGATCCGCGATTACTAGCAACTCCGGCTTCACGGAGGCGGGTTGCAGCCTCCGATCCGAACTGGGGCCGGCTTTGCGGGATCCGCTCCCCCTCGCGGGGTGGCAACCCTCTGTACCGGCCATTGTAGCACGTGTGCGGCCCAGGGCATAAGGGGCATGATGACTTGACGTCGTCCCCGCCTTCCTCCGGCTTGACGCCGGCGGTCCCCCGCGAGTCCCCAACTGAATGCTGGCAACACGGGGCAGGGGTTGCGCTCGTTGCGGGACTTAACCCAACACCTCACGGCACGAGCTGACGACAGCCATGCACCACCTGTCACCGCTCCTTCCGGCCACGGCGTCTCCGCCGCTTCACGGTGATGTCAAGCCCTGGTAAGGTTCTTCGCGTTGCTTCGAATTAAGCCACATGCTCCGCTGCTTGTGCGGGCCCCCGTCAATTCCTTTGAGTTTTAGCCTTGCGGCCGTACTCCCCAGGCGGGGCGCTTAACGCGTTGGCTGCGGCGCGGAAGATGTTATCCCCCACACCTAGCGCCCATCGTTTACGGCTGGGACTACCAGGGTATCTAATCCTGTTCGCTCCCCCAGCTTTCGCGCCTCAGCGTCAGTTTCGGCCCAGAGAGCTGCCTTCGCCGTCGGTGTTCCTCCCGATATCTGCGCATTCCACCGCTACACCGGGAATTCCGCTCTCCCCTACCGCACTCGAGAGCGCCAGTTCGGGACCCGGCCGGGGGTTGAGCCCTCGGGTTAGAGGTCCCGCTTAGCGCTCCGCCTACGCGCGCTTTACGCCCAATGAATCCGGATAACGCTCGCCCCATACGTATTACCGCGGCTGCTGGCACGTATTTAGCCGGGGCTTCTTCTGCGGGTACCCTCGTTGAAGTGTTCCCCGCTGAAAGCGGTTTACGACGCGGACGCCTTCGTCCCGCACGCGGCGTTGCTGCGTCAGGGTTGCCCCCATTGCGCAAAATTCCCCACTGCTGCCTCCCGTAGGAGTCTGGGCCGTATCTCAGTCCCAATGTGGCCGGTCGGTCTCTCAACCCGGCTACCCGTCGTCGGCACGGTGGGCCTCTGCCCCGCCGTCTACCTGATGGGCCGCGACCCCATCCCCCGCCGCGAAAGCTTTCCCGGGAGCGGCATGCGCCGCTTCCGGAGTACCAGGTATTAATCCCCCTTTCGGGGGGCTGTCCCTGGGCGGGGGGCAGGTCGGTCACGTGTTACTCACCCGTTCGCCGCTTCATGTCCGCCCGGAGGCGGTTTCATCGCTCGACTTGCATGTGTTAGGCACGCCGCCAGCGTTCATCCTGAGCCAGGATCAAACTCTCCGTTGAAGAAGAGCGGGGCCGGTCTCCCGTCCCCGCGATCTTTGGCAAAAAATAAAACTTTAAAAGAAATTGTAAATCCGGGGCAGGCGGGCTCAAAATAGGTAGGCCCTGCCTGCGCTGGCTTCACTGGCTATTGTGATCGTCTCTTGTCCAGTATCCGGTTCTCAAGGTTCCCGCCTGCGGGGTCTCCCCCGCGGCTTTCCCTTCGGAGCAGGCCCGCTTTCGCTTGCCGCCCCTCAAGGCGATGATTTACTTTACGCCTCCCCCGCCGCCTTGGCAAGCCCCCATCTTCGAGATGCTGGGTTCTACACATTTTGCACACATCTGACGTCAGCGAAGCCCGAACTTGGCCTTCGTGCGCCTGAGCTTCCTTGTCCAAGGGCGGTACAGCGCAAGAAGGAAGACACATTGATCTCCGTCTGTCCCCTTGGGCTCTACTTCTTCTTGCACTTCCCGGGCTCCGCTCCGCCTTACCCTTCCCTAGTTCGTTTGTTCTTCCGTCCTTTCATTGTTGAATCTTCTTAGTATGTCGTTGGTTCTTTCGCCTACTATAGGGGTATTACTTTTATGAGGCGGTGATCCTTATGGTTGATTGTTCGCGCATGGTGCTGCCCGAGCGGGCTTGCAGGGTTATGTATGCGCTTGATGCAGCTGGTTATGAGGCATGGGCTGTTGGCGGTTTTGTTCGCGATGCCCTGCTGGGGCGGCCGTGCTCTGATGTTGACATTGCCTGTAGCGCATCTTGGCAGGAGACGAAGCGCGTTTGCGAGCTTGCGGGCATGCGGGCGCACGAAACGGGCACGCAGCATGGAACCGTTACCATTGTTTGCGACGACGAAGCTTTCGAGGTGACGACGTTTCGCTCCGATGGGCGGTATAAGGATGCGCGGCACCCTGACGCCGTGACGTTCGTGCAGACCATCGAGGAGGATTTGGCTCGACGCGACTTCACGATGAATGCGCTGGCCTACCGACCCGACCGAGGGGTGCTTGATCCGTTCGGCGGGCAGGCGGATATGGAGCATGGGGTTATTCGCGCCGTTGGCGATCCTTATGCGCGGTTTTCGGAAGACGCGCTTCGCATTTTGAGGGCTTGCCGCTTCAGCTCGGAGCTTGGGTTTTCGATCGAACCGGCAACATATCAGGGGATGCTGGCCAACAAGGGGTTGCTTTCCCATATCTCGGCGGAGCGTGTGACGCACGAGCTTGAGCGTTTGCTGTTGGGCGTGCATGCCGGCGATGCGCTGCTGGGTTGTGTGGATGCGCTGGCGGCCGTGCTTCCGGAGCTGGTGGCGATGAAGGGGTTTGAACAGCATACCCCCTACCACATTTACGATGTGCTTAGGCACACCGCGCGCGTTATCGACGGGGTGCCGCGGTATCCGTTGGTTCGATGGGCGGCGTTGTTCCACGATATGGGCAAGCCGGCCTGTTTCTTCTTCGACGAGAACGGCACGGGGCATTTTTATGGGCATGCTGCGGTAAGCGTGCCCATTGCGCGCGGCATTATGCAGCGCTTAACGTTTTCCGGGGCGTTTATGGACAAAGTGCTGACGCTGGTTCTCCGGCATGATGATGTGGTGCCGGCGCAGCCGAAGCCGGTGAAGCGCATGCTGGCGCGGTTGGGAGGCGATACCGAGCTGTTCGCGGCGCTGTGCGATCTGAAGCGCGGGGATGCCCGCGGGCAGTCGCCCGTTTACAGCGAGGGGCGTATCGAGCTGGCCGATGGCCTGCAGCGCACGCTTGACGATATCATTGCGGCGAATGAGGCGTTCACGGTGAAATCGCTGGCTATTTCGGGGCGCGATGTTATGCGGCTTGGCGTGCCGCAAGGGCCGCTGGTGGGCAGCGTGCTGAACGAGGTGCTTGAAGCCGTCATTGATGAGCAGGTGCCGAATTCCGCTGATGACCTGGTGAAATTCGTTGAGGCGTTAATTGGCGAGGAAAAATTTCAAAAAAGTTTGCAATTAGGTGTTGACGAAACGAAGCGAGGTGCGTAATATATCAACTCGCGCTTGGCACTACGAACTAGTTCGAAGCACAAGCGCAAAGGTTTGCCACTGGGGTGTCGTCTAATGGCAGGACAGCGGTTTCTGGTACCGTATGTGAGGGTTCGACTCCTTCCACCCCAGCCAATTTTTTGGTGAATCGATTTTGGCTCCGTCGTCTAGCGGTTTAGGACGTCGCCCTCTCAAGGCGAAGGTCGCCGGTTCGAATCCGGTCGGAGCTACCAACTTTTCTGGCCACGTTTTACGCGGCCTTTTTAATGGCTCCGTCGTCTAGCGGTTTAGGACGTCGCCCTCTCAAGGCGAAGGTCGCCGGTTCGAATCCGGTCGGAGCTACCAAAGAGTCAAGCCGAGGTTAACGCCTCGGCTTTTTTTGTTTTCTGCAACGATTGGCTGCAACTGCCGATGCGCGGATTGCGCCGGCCGGATTGTTTCCGTAAGCCCTGGACAGAGCTGGGCGGTTGGTTATATCCTCGCTGCTATTGGCGAAACCGATTATGCGCCGCGCAAAGGGGATGTGCGGCTTTGAAAGGGGTTGATTGCCGTGCGCATCGATCATGTGATTTACTCGTCGAAGCTGTTTACCGGCGAAGGGGACGACGCTGCAGCAAGGGCCGTTGCCATAGCGGGCGACGCCATTGCCTATGTTGGGTCACGCGACGATGCTGTCGCGTTCGCAAAGGAGCACAATGATGCCGGCGGATA contains:
- a CDS encoding CCA tRNA nucleotidyltransferase, with the protein product MVDCSRMVLPERACRVMYALDAAGYEAWAVGGFVRDALLGRPCSDVDIACSASWQETKRVCELAGMRAHETGTQHGTVTIVCDDEAFEVTTFRSDGRYKDARHPDAVTFVQTIEEDLARRDFTMNALAYRPDRGVLDPFGGQADMEHGVIRAVGDPYARFSEDALRILRACRFSSELGFSIEPATYQGMLANKGLLSHISAERVTHELERLLLGVHAGDALLGCVDALAAVLPELVAMKGFEQHTPYHIYDVLRHTARVIDGVPRYPLVRWAALFHDMGKPACFFFDENGTGHFYGHAAVSVPIARGIMQRLTFSGAFMDKVLTLVLRHDDVVPAQPKPVKRMLARLGGDTELFAALCDLKRGDARGQSPVYSEGRIELADGLQRTLDDIIAANEAFTVKSLAISGRDVMRLGVPQGPLVGSVLNEVLEAVIDEQVPNSADDLVKFVEALIGEEKFQKSLQLGVDETKRGA